A window of Halobellus sp. LT62 contains these coding sequences:
- a CDS encoding DUF7109 family protein, with the protein MTTELQTDELAGVVGLFGTLTPEETARALDELAFKQGGGIDESVSSAAIADAIDAYALVRYERDGETLLAPGPTAFPTLPENAEDLPHILDIPERDVDREAAADAVAKRLRAEAARAVDAGDESSMRDLLDVTYDVAVWSDAVAVDDVRSRLADALEA; encoded by the coding sequence ATGACGACGGAACTCCAGACCGACGAACTGGCGGGCGTCGTCGGCCTCTTCGGCACGCTCACGCCCGAGGAGACGGCGCGGGCGCTCGACGAACTGGCGTTCAAGCAGGGCGGGGGAATCGACGAGTCGGTGTCCTCGGCGGCCATCGCGGACGCGATCGACGCCTACGCGCTCGTCAGGTACGAACGCGACGGCGAGACGCTTCTCGCCCCCGGTCCGACGGCGTTCCCGACGCTGCCCGAGAACGCCGAGGACCTACCGCACATCCTCGATATCCCCGAGCGCGATGTCGACCGGGAGGCCGCGGCCGACGCGGTCGCGAAGCGACTCAGAGCGGAGGCGGCACGCGCCGTCGACGCGGGCGACGAGTCGTCGATGCGGGACCTCCTCGACGTGACGTACGACGTGGCGGTGTGGTCCGATGCGGTCGCCGTCGACGACGTGCGATCTCGGCTGGCTGACGCGCTCGAAGCGTGA
- a CDS encoding NUDIX hydrolase — protein MDLSRVATHAPNAVDGAGQQAAVLAPILERGGEPYILFTRRADHLGEHPGQMSFPGGSRESVDADLCATALREADEEIGLRADEARVIGRIDDIQTVTDYAVRPYVARVPDREYDPDEREVAEVVALSVAELTDLDNYESERREHPTYGARRIHFFHVDGYTVWGATGVMLLQLLELTTDWAVPDEPDRVVDPDAELPV, from the coding sequence ATGGATCTCTCGCGGGTGGCAACCCACGCACCGAACGCGGTCGACGGTGCGGGCCAGCAGGCGGCGGTTCTCGCGCCCATCCTCGAACGGGGCGGTGAGCCGTATATCCTCTTTACGCGCCGCGCCGACCACCTCGGCGAGCATCCGGGGCAGATGAGCTTTCCGGGCGGGTCGCGAGAATCCGTCGACGCCGATCTGTGCGCGACGGCGCTCCGCGAGGCCGACGAGGAGATCGGGCTGCGGGCCGATGAGGCGCGGGTCATCGGTCGCATCGATGACATCCAAACGGTCACCGATTACGCCGTTCGCCCGTACGTCGCGCGCGTCCCCGACCGCGAGTACGATCCCGACGAGCGCGAGGTCGCAGAAGTCGTCGCGCTCTCGGTGGCCGAACTCACGGACCTCGACAACTACGAGTCCGAGCGGCGCGAGCACCCGACCTACGGCGCGCGCCGGATCCACTTCTTCCACGTCGACGGCTACACCGTCTGGGGCGCGACGGGCGTGATGCTGCTGCAACTGCTCGAGCTGACGACCGACTGGGCCGTTCCCGACGAGCCGGACCGCGTGGTCGACCCCGACGCGGAACTGCCGGTGTGA
- a CDS encoding Hsp20/alpha crystallin family protein: MTKHDQIIAPEDAPRRLKELGETIANNALERVGRGVARFQERTPLPYDLLESDEAFLVVFDAPGVRQKDVQVRFVDNEVRVIVDRFREFHEGFEMRFPGRGLSLDGAVPLPEGVAVDPEHASATVTESGTLEVEIPKRGDDE; the protein is encoded by the coding sequence ATGACCAAGCACGACCAGATCATCGCCCCCGAAGACGCCCCGCGCCGACTGAAGGAGCTCGGCGAGACGATCGCGAACAACGCACTCGAACGCGTCGGCCGCGGCGTCGCGCGGTTCCAAGAACGGACACCGCTGCCGTACGACTTACTGGAGAGCGACGAGGCGTTCCTCGTCGTCTTCGACGCGCCGGGCGTGCGCCAGAAGGACGTGCAGGTGCGTTTCGTCGACAACGAGGTACGCGTGATAGTCGATCGCTTCCGCGAGTTCCACGAGGGGTTCGAGATGCGATTTCCCGGCCGCGGGCTCTCCCTAGACGGCGCGGTGCCGCTTCCGGAGGGCGTCGCGGTCGACCCCGAACACGCTTCGGCGACGGTCACCGAGTCCGGAACGCTCGAAGTGGAGATCCCCAAGCGCGGCGACGACGAATAG
- a CDS encoding DUF7559 family protein, whose translation MPTTLEVRCTDDECEMDMFELHYTYDMPEDVGVADFVCPYCRGTESLEAIEL comes from the coding sequence ATGCCCACGACGCTCGAAGTACGCTGCACCGACGACGAGTGCGAGATGGATATGTTCGAGTTGCACTACACCTACGATATGCCCGAGGACGTCGGCGTCGCGGACTTCGTCTGCCCGTACTGCCGGGGGACGGAGAGTTTGGAGGCAATCGAGCTATGA
- a CDS encoding 2-amino-3,7-dideoxy-D-threo-hept-6-ulosonate synthase: MNAGLSARLRRISTGGRYLVVPMDHGITLGPVTGLVDIESTVDSITRGGADAVLTQKGVAPRVHPNKNDKGYIVHLNGSTSIGPDSNDKRRTGTVEEALRAGADAVSFHINVGSDHEPDQLTELGDLTETAHQFGVPVLAMSYARGPGIDEHDADSLAHAVRIAEELGADVVKTAYSGDADSFERVCAATRLPVVIAGGSRGTDRDTVEMVRGAMDAGAAGVSMGRSIFQHEEPEAITRAVSAIVHDDDDVDAAIGTAGLGLEA, encoded by the coding sequence ATGAACGCAGGACTCTCCGCGCGGCTCCGCCGCATCTCGACAGGGGGGCGATACCTCGTCGTCCCGATGGACCACGGCATCACACTCGGGCCCGTAACGGGGCTCGTCGACATCGAATCGACCGTCGACTCGATCACCCGCGGCGGCGCGGACGCCGTCCTCACGCAGAAGGGCGTCGCTCCGCGCGTGCACCCGAACAAGAACGACAAGGGCTACATCGTCCACCTCAACGGATCGACCTCGATCGGCCCCGACTCGAACGACAAGCGGCGGACGGGGACAGTAGAGGAGGCGCTGCGGGCGGGCGCGGACGCCGTCTCGTTCCACATCAACGTCGGCAGTGACCACGAGCCCGACCAGTTGACCGAGCTCGGCGATCTGACCGAGACCGCCCACCAATTCGGGGTTCCGGTGCTCGCGATGAGCTACGCGCGCGGTCCGGGCATCGACGAACACGACGCCGACAGCCTCGCTCACGCCGTCCGCATCGCCGAGGAACTCGGTGCGGACGTCGTCAAGACCGCCTACTCCGGCGACGCCGACTCCTTCGAGCGCGTCTGTGCGGCGACCCGCCTGCCGGTCGTCATCGCCGGCGGCAGCCGCGGCACCGACCGCGATACCGTCGAGATGGTCCGCGGCGCGATGGACGCCGGGGCCGCCGGCGTCTCGATGGGTCGATCGATCTTCCAGCACGAAGAGCCCGAGGCGATCACCCGCGCGGTCAGCGCCATCGTCCACGACGACGACGACGTCGACGCCGCGATCGGCACGGCGGGCCTCGGACTCGAAGCCTAA
- the trpA gene encoding tryptophan synthase subunit alpha, which translates to MGDANETAANGTAANPELAEAFADGPAFVPYLAAGDPDYESSLKYVEALERGGADVIELGLPFSEPIAEGPTIQSAVVRALEGGMTPERFFEFVEDLDVDVPLVCMTYYNLIYQFGSEPGPRPFVERAAEVGLSGFVVPDLPAEEADPLREACDEFGLDLVFIVAPTTRGERLERIMSQVSGYVYVQARLGVTGAQDDVSGQTEASLDRLADYDVPKAVGFGIKTGEHAERIVAGGADGIIVGSALVDIVAEGAEAGESADTVASRLESKARELKGGALRGYEQRVPQAERT; encoded by the coding sequence ATGGGCGACGCGAACGAGACGGCCGCGAACGGGACGGCTGCAAACCCGGAACTCGCCGAGGCCTTTGCCGATGGTCCGGCGTTCGTCCCCTACCTCGCTGCGGGCGATCCCGACTACGAGTCCTCGTTGAAATACGTCGAAGCGCTCGAACGCGGCGGTGCCGACGTGATCGAACTCGGGCTGCCCTTCTCGGAGCCGATCGCCGAGGGGCCGACGATCCAGAGCGCCGTCGTGCGGGCGCTGGAGGGCGGAATGACGCCCGAGCGGTTCTTCGAGTTCGTCGAGGACCTCGACGTCGACGTGCCGCTGGTCTGTATGACCTACTACAACCTCATCTACCAATTCGGCTCGGAGCCCGGCCCGCGTCCGTTCGTCGAGCGCGCCGCCGAGGTCGGCCTCTCGGGGTTCGTCGTCCCCGACCTCCCGGCCGAGGAGGCGGACCCGCTCCGCGAGGCCTGCGACGAGTTCGGCCTCGACCTCGTGTTCATCGTCGCGCCGACGACGCGCGGGGAGCGGCTGGAGCGGATTATGTCGCAGGTGTCGGGGTACGTCTACGTGCAGGCGCGCTTGGGCGTCACCGGCGCACAGGACGACGTGTCCGGGCAGACCGAAGCGAGTCTCGACCGCCTCGCCGACTACGACGTGCCGAAGGCGGTGGGCTTCGGGATCAAGACGGGCGAGCACGCCGAGCGAATCGTCGCCGGCGGCGCGGACGGGATCATCGTCGGGAGCGCGCTCGTCGACATCGTGGCCGAGGGAGCCGAGGCGGGCGAATCGGCGGACACCGTCGCCTCACGCCTCGAATCGAAGGCCCGGGAGCTGAAGGGGGGAGCGCTGCGCGGGTACGAACAACGTGTGCCCCAAGCGGAACGCACATAA
- the trpB gene encoding tryptophan synthase subunit beta: MTQTYADGKFGEYGGQYVPEALMPAIEELTDAYERYVLENEDGFMDDFRARLRDFGGRPTPTQYAERLSDRYGTDVYLKREDLVHGGAHKLNNALGQVLLAKYMGKERIVAETGAGQHGTATAMAAAHLDMPCEIYMGETDINRQRPNVFRMRLNGSEVNPVTTGRGTLKEAISETMRDWATNVEDTHYVIGSVVGPHPFPAMVRDFQAVISEEAREQLREKTGGLPDSVLACAGGGSNTMGAFAHFVDDAEPRSADGSSGGEPRDDAGVDLYAVEAGGSSLSVDEEAGVAPNSASLSTGGEGVLHGARTKILQDADGQIMESHSVSAGLDYAGVGPELAQLVDDGRVNAVNVDDDGALEAFHRLSQLEGIIPALESAHAFGYLENNYEDLGDVVLVNVSGRGDKDLETVIEETEKRDIEAAPSLSEFSGGF; the protein is encoded by the coding sequence ATGACACAGACATACGCGGACGGGAAATTCGGCGAGTACGGCGGACAGTACGTACCCGAGGCGTTGATGCCGGCGATCGAGGAGCTGACCGACGCCTACGAGCGATACGTACTGGAGAACGAAGACGGCTTTATGGACGACTTTCGGGCGCGACTCCGTGACTTCGGCGGGCGACCGACCCCGACGCAGTACGCCGAGCGACTCTCGGACCGGTACGGGACGGACGTCTACCTGAAGCGCGAAGACCTCGTCCACGGCGGCGCGCACAAGCTCAACAACGCGCTCGGGCAGGTGCTCTTGGCGAAATATATGGGCAAAGAGCGGATCGTCGCCGAGACGGGCGCGGGCCAGCACGGCACGGCGACCGCGATGGCGGCGGCGCACCTCGATATGCCCTGTGAGATATACATGGGCGAGACCGACATCAACCGCCAGCGTCCCAACGTCTTCCGGATGCGGCTCAACGGCTCCGAGGTAAATCCGGTGACGACCGGCCGCGGCACGCTGAAGGAGGCGATCTCGGAGACGATGCGCGACTGGGCGACGAACGTCGAGGACACCCACTACGTCATCGGCTCGGTCGTCGGGCCGCACCCGTTCCCGGCGATGGTGCGGGACTTCCAAGCGGTCATCTCCGAGGAGGCCCGCGAGCAGCTCCGCGAGAAGACGGGCGGTCTGCCCGATTCCGTTCTCGCGTGCGCGGGGGGCGGCTCGAACACGATGGGCGCGTTCGCGCACTTCGTCGACGACGCGGAACCTCGTTCCGCGGACGGGTCGAGCGGCGGCGAGCCGCGAGACGACGCGGGCGTCGACCTCTACGCCGTCGAAGCGGGCGGCTCCAGCCTGTCGGTCGACGAGGAGGCGGGCGTCGCACCGAACTCGGCGTCGCTGTCGACCGGGGGTGAGGGCGTCCTCCACGGCGCGCGCACCAAGATCCTCCAAGACGCCGACGGCCAGATTATGGAGAGCCACAGCGTCTCCGCCGGACTCGACTACGCGGGCGTCGGCCCCGAGCTCGCACAGCTCGTCGACGACGGCCGGGTAAACGCGGTCAACGTCGACGACGACGGCGCGTTGGAAGCGTTCCACCGGCTCTCACAGTTAGAGGGAATCATCCCCGCGCTGGAGTCGGCGCACGCGTTCGGCTACTTGGAGAACAACTACGAGGACCTCGGCGACGTCGTCCTCGTGAACGTCTCCGGGCGCGGCGACAAGGACCTCGAAACCGTGATCGAGGAGACCGAGAAGCGCGACATCGAGGCCGCACCGTCGCTCTCGGAGTTCTCGGGGGGGTTCTGA
- the trpC gene encoding indole-3-glycerol phosphate synthase — protein MNANEGELAPAVRSILAAARERPGGETRVDVDARSFPEAVAATEAAGRVPVVAEVKPTSPTTDGERTDDAVDLAEQMVAGGATALSVLTEPEHFGGSAENLRRVREAVDVPVLRKDFVVREAQLDAVESDLILLIARFLDEAGTDSLATLYEAARERGFQPLVEVHTREELERAIDVGAEIIGVNNRDLGKLEVDLATFEEIAPGVPDDVTLLAESGVSTVEDVRRMRAAGADALLIGTAIMDGDVESNTERLTAGAADGKPQAEHVDSTR, from the coding sequence ATGAACGCTAATGAGGGGGAACTTGCCCCCGCGGTGCGATCGATCCTCGCGGCGGCGCGCGAGCGACCCGGCGGCGAGACGCGGGTCGACGTCGACGCGCGCTCGTTCCCCGAGGCCGTCGCGGCGACCGAGGCGGCGGGTCGCGTGCCAGTCGTCGCGGAAGTGAAACCGACGAGTCCGACGACCGACGGCGAGCGGACCGACGACGCGGTCGATCTCGCCGAACAGATGGTCGCCGGCGGCGCGACCGCGCTGTCGGTGCTCACCGAACCCGAGCACTTCGGCGGGTCGGCGGAGAACCTGCGGCGGGTCCGAGAGGCGGTCGACGTCCCCGTCCTCAGGAAGGATTTCGTCGTCCGCGAAGCGCAACTCGACGCGGTCGAGTCCGATCTGATCCTGCTCATCGCGCGCTTTCTCGACGAGGCGGGGACCGACTCGCTGGCGACGCTGTACGAGGCCGCCCGCGAACGGGGCTTCCAACCGCTCGTCGAGGTCCACACGCGCGAGGAACTGGAGCGCGCGATCGACGTTGGTGCCGAAATCATCGGCGTCAACAACCGCGACTTAGGGAAACTGGAGGTCGATCTCGCGACCTTCGAGGAGATCGCTCCCGGCGTCCCCGACGACGTGACCCTCCTCGCCGAGAGCGGCGTCTCGACGGTCGAGGACGTCCGGCGGATGCGCGCGGCGGGCGCGGACGCGCTCCTGATCGGGACTGCGATTATGGACGGCGACGTCGAATCGAACACCGAACGACTGACGGCGGGGGCCGCAGACGGGAAACCACAGGCGGAACACGTCGATTCAACACGGTAA
- a CDS encoding MGMT family protein, translating into MDASDVGIFARESELLDRAVEIGVASGRVVGVSFPASLPADAETDHPLLDRVFAYLDGESDHFDDVEVALTVPTDQRRVLDAVRNVPYGETVSLDRVARMAGLDPDETGDVETARRALAENPIPLFVPDHRVRDAPGGAPDAVARRLRALEAD; encoded by the coding sequence ATGGACGCCTCTGACGTCGGCATCTTCGCTCGCGAGTCGGAGCTGTTGGATCGAGCGGTCGAAATCGGCGTGGCGAGCGGCCGCGTCGTCGGCGTGTCGTTTCCGGCGTCGCTACCGGCCGACGCCGAGACCGACCATCCGCTGCTCGATCGCGTTTTCGCGTATCTCGACGGCGAATCGGACCACTTCGACGACGTCGAGGTGGCGCTCACGGTCCCGACCGACCAGCGCCGCGTGCTGGACGCCGTCCGCAACGTTCCCTACGGCGAGACTGTCTCGCTCGACCGGGTGGCTCGAATGGCCGGACTCGACCCGGACGAGACTGGGGACGTCGAGACGGCGCGAAGGGCCCTCGCGGAGAATCCGATCCCGCTGTTCGTCCCCGATCACCGCGTCCGCGACGCGCCCGGCGGTGCACCGGACGCTGTGGCGAGACGGTTGCGAGCGCTCGAGGCTGACTGA
- a CDS encoding CPBP family intramembrane glutamic endopeptidase, producing MPQWATFAGLAIVVTAGLLVLSHASRGVIDGRNPDSDDRGRPGVETRSDREETIVLPKSGIELRVRDSSGDDGDADGPKAETGPESRLERGSEPGLQPKPDSNDREPSRKVGSDVSPTGPTATAEPATADSTATAEPVDSTATEPIPELSTASLLANVAVSQGLFGLLLLAGAWYAEIPAWAFGVARDAITLETLLLGGGVGLGLYVANEAGATVGARFGLGDGERLRSALAPDSLLGWAALLFVVLPIIAAFEELLFRGALVGALAAGYDVSPWLLALGSSAAFGVGHGAQGRIGILVTATLGFALAAAFILTESLFVVIVAHYVINAAEFVVHEGLGVEW from the coding sequence ATGCCCCAGTGGGCGACGTTCGCGGGACTCGCGATCGTCGTCACCGCGGGCCTACTTGTTCTCTCGCACGCGTCGCGCGGCGTCATCGACGGACGGAATCCCGACAGCGACGACCGCGGGCGTCCGGGCGTCGAGACGCGATCCGATCGCGAGGAGACGATCGTCCTCCCGAAATCCGGTATCGAACTGCGCGTCCGCGATTCGAGTGGCGACGACGGCGACGCCGACGGACCGAAAGCCGAGACGGGCCCGGAATCGAGACTGGAACGGGGATCGGAACCGGGACTGCAACCGAAACCGGATTCGAACGACAGAGAACCGTCGAGGAAGGTCGGCAGCGACGTGTCGCCGACGGGACCGACCGCGACGGCGGAGCCGGCGACGGCAGACTCGACAGCGACGGCGGAGCCGGTAGACTCGACGGCGACGGAGCCGATCCCGGAGCTCTCGACCGCGTCGCTGCTCGCGAACGTCGCCGTATCGCAGGGGCTGTTCGGCCTCCTGCTCCTAGCAGGAGCGTGGTACGCCGAGATCCCCGCGTGGGCGTTCGGCGTCGCTCGCGACGCGATTACACTTGAAACGCTGCTGCTCGGCGGCGGGGTCGGTCTCGGGCTCTACGTCGCCAACGAGGCCGGGGCGACCGTCGGCGCGCGGTTCGGTCTCGGCGACGGCGAGCGCCTCCGGAGCGCGCTCGCCCCCGACTCGCTTCTCGGGTGGGCGGCGCTGTTGTTCGTCGTCCTCCCGATAATCGCCGCCTTCGAGGAACTGCTCTTTCGCGGCGCGCTCGTCGGCGCGCTCGCGGCGGGCTACGACGTCTCCCCGTGGCTTCTCGCGCTCGGCTCCTCGGCGGCGTTCGGCGTCGGTCACGGCGCGCAGGGGCGGATTGGTATACTTGTGACCGCGACGCTCGGCTTCGCCCTCGCGGCGGCGTTCATCCTGACCGAGAGCCTGTTCGTCGTCATCGTGGCCCACTACGTCATCAACGCCGCAGAGTTCGTCGTCCACGAGGGCCTCGGCGTCGAGTGGTGA
- the lonB gene encoding ATP-dependent protease LonB — MSNDTEADENAPETGGGVTDEAPESPPSDDGDEVPRDGADEPSDAPVGPDERGEAPGSQNGQSGEPAEPTIDDLGSDVEVDAEVVEDVDEDDLLGGLRIDSTEEIDVPDRLVDQVIGQEHARDVVMKAAKQRRHVMMIGSPGTGKSMLAKAMSELLPPEELQDVLVYHNPDDGNNPKVRTVPAGKGDQIVEAHKEEARKRNQMRSFLMWIIIAIVIGYSFIIAGQVLLGILAAGVIYLAFRYGSRGGDAMVPNLIVNNAETTTAPFEDSTGAHAGALLGDVRHDPFQSGGMETPSHDRVEPGAIHKANKGVLFIDEINTLDIRSQQHLMTAIQEGEFSITGQSERSSGAMVQTEPVPTDFIMIAAGNLDAMENMHPALRSRIKGYGYEVYMDDTIEDTPEMRRKYARFVAQEVAKDGRLPEYSAEAIEEVILEARRRAGRKGHLTLKLRNLGGLVRVAGDIARADENVDIVTRQHVLQAKGRSRSIEQQLADDYIERRKDYELQVSDGYQVGRVNGLAVMGEDSGIMLPVMAEVTPSQGPGEVIATGQLKEMAQEAVSNVSAIIKKFSDENISEKDIHIQFVQTGGQGVDGDSASITVATAVISALEDVGVDQSLAMTGSLSVRGDVLPVGGVTHKIEAAAKSGCTRVIIPAANMQDVMIEEEYEEMVEIIPVSHISEVLDIALEGEPEKDSLVDRLKSITGSALSQGQGENVSGPSSPSPQ; from the coding sequence ATGAGTAACGACACGGAAGCCGACGAGAACGCCCCCGAAACGGGGGGTGGCGTCACCGACGAGGCCCCCGAGTCGCCGCCGTCAGACGACGGTGACGAGGTCCCTCGCGACGGCGCTGACGAACCGTCCGACGCACCCGTCGGACCCGACGAGCGCGGCGAGGCCCCCGGCAGCCAGAACGGACAGTCCGGAGAGCCCGCCGAGCCGACGATCGACGATCTCGGGAGCGACGTCGAAGTCGACGCGGAAGTCGTCGAGGACGTCGACGAGGACGATCTCCTCGGCGGTCTGCGGATCGATTCCACCGAGGAGATCGACGTCCCGGACCGACTCGTCGACCAAGTCATCGGGCAGGAACACGCCCGCGACGTGGTGATGAAGGCCGCGAAACAGCGGCGACACGTGATGATGATCGGCTCGCCCGGGACGGGCAAGTCGATGCTGGCGAAGGCGATGTCCGAGCTCCTCCCGCCGGAGGAGTTGCAGGACGTCCTCGTCTATCACAACCCCGACGACGGCAACAACCCGAAGGTCCGGACCGTTCCGGCCGGGAAAGGCGACCAGATCGTCGAGGCCCACAAGGAGGAGGCCAGAAAGCGCAACCAGATGCGCTCGTTCCTCATGTGGATCATCATCGCGATCGTCATCGGCTACTCCTTTATCATCGCCGGGCAGGTCCTCCTCGGGATCCTCGCCGCGGGTGTGATCTACCTCGCGTTCCGCTACGGCTCGCGCGGCGGCGACGCGATGGTGCCGAACCTCATCGTCAACAACGCCGAGACGACGACCGCACCGTTCGAGGACTCGACGGGCGCGCACGCCGGCGCGCTGCTCGGCGACGTCCGCCACGACCCGTTCCAATCAGGGGGAATGGAGACGCCGAGCCACGACCGCGTCGAACCCGGCGCGATCCACAAGGCGAACAAGGGCGTGCTGTTCATCGACGAGATCAACACGCTCGACATCCGCAGCCAGCAGCACCTGATGACGGCGATCCAGGAGGGCGAGTTCTCGATCACCGGCCAGTCCGAGCGCTCCTCGGGCGCGATGGTCCAGACCGAGCCCGTCCCGACGGACTTCATCATGATCGCCGCGGGGAACCTCGACGCGATGGAGAACATGCACCCCGCGCTGCGCTCCCGTATCAAGGGCTACGGCTACGAGGTGTACATGGACGACACCATCGAGGACACCCCCGAGATGCGCCGGAAATACGCCCGCTTCGTGGCCCAAGAGGTCGCGAAGGACGGCCGCCTGCCGGAGTACTCCGCGGAGGCCATCGAGGAAGTCATCCTCGAAGCGCGGCGTCGCGCCGGGCGGAAGGGTCACCTAACCCTCAAACTGCGCAACCTCGGCGGACTCGTCCGCGTCGCGGGCGACATCGCGCGGGCCGACGAGAACGTCGACATCGTCACCAGACAGCACGTGCTGCAGGCGAAGGGCCGCAGTCGCTCGATCGAGCAGCAGCTCGCCGACGACTACATCGAGCGCCGCAAGGACTACGAGCTGCAGGTCTCCGACGGCTACCAAGTCGGCCGCGTCAACGGCCTCGCCGTGATGGGCGAGGATTCGGGGATTATGCTCCCCGTGATGGCCGAGGTGACGCCCTCGCAGGGCCCCGGAGAGGTCATCGCCACCGGACAGTTAAAGGAGATGGCCCAGGAGGCCGTCTCGAACGTCTCGGCGATCATCAAGAAGTTCTCCGACGAGAACATCTCCGAGAAGGACATCCACATCCAGTTCGTCCAGACGGGCGGGCAGGGCGTCGACGGCGACTCCGCGTCGATCACGGTCGCGACCGCGGTCATCTCCGCGCTGGAAGACGTCGGCGTCGACCAGTCGCTTGCGATGACCGGCTCGCTGTCGGTCCGCGGGGACGTCCTCCCGGTCGGCGGCGTCACCCACAAGATCGAGGCCGCCGCGAAGTCCGGCTGCACGCGGGTCATCATCCCCGCGGCCAATATGCAGGACGTGATGATCGAAGAGGAGTACGAGGAGATGGTCGAGATCATCCCCGTCAGCCACATCAGCGAGGTCCTCGACATCGCCCTCGAAGGCGAGCCCGAGAAAGACTCGCTCGTCGACCGCCTCAAGAGCATCACCGGCTCGGCGCTCTCACAGGGACAGGGCGAGAACGTCTCCGGCCCGTCCAGCCCGAGCCCGCAGTAA
- a CDS encoding nicotinamide-nucleotide adenylyltransferase, producing the protein MRGFYIGRFQPYHNGHHRMVEEIADEVDELVLGIGSAGDSHSPRNPFTAGERVMMVTKSVVDLDVTTYAVPIEDLDRNSVWVSHVQSMSPAFDVAYSNNPLVIQLFSEAGVEVRQSPMFNRDVLEGTELRARMIHDDDWRHLVPDAVVDVVEEIDGIERIQRVSASDANGDATDE; encoded by the coding sequence ATGCGGGGGTTCTACATCGGCCGGTTTCAGCCCTATCACAACGGGCACCACCGGATGGTCGAGGAGATCGCAGACGAGGTCGACGAGCTCGTCCTCGGGATCGGATCGGCGGGGGACTCACACAGTCCCCGGAATCCGTTCACGGCCGGCGAGCGCGTGATGATGGTGACGAAGTCCGTCGTCGATCTCGACGTCACCACCTACGCCGTGCCGATCGAGGACCTCGACCGGAACTCGGTGTGGGTGAGCCACGTTCAAAGCATGTCCCCGGCGTTCGACGTCGCGTACTCGAACAACCCGCTCGTCATCCAGCTGTTCTCGGAGGCGGGCGTCGAGGTCCGGCAGTCGCCGATGTTCAACCGCGACGTCCTCGAAGGAACCGAACTGCGGGCGCGGATGATCCACGACGACGACTGGCGGCACCTCGTTCCGGACGCCGTCGTCGACGTCGTCGAGGAGATCGACGGCATCGAGCGCATCCAGCGCGTCAGCGCGAGCGACGCCAACGGCGACGCGACAGACGAGTGA
- a CDS encoding SAM hydrolase/SAM-dependent halogenase family protein, which yields MITLASDFGSPYPAAMKGVILRRSDARLVDIAHDLPRQDVRAAAFWCRETLPYFPPATHLVVVDPGVGTDRDALVVRVGEHALVGPDNGVLLPAARRIADWDDDEPQIECFVYEYDDPASSTFHGRDVFAPAAAAVHEVGVDSLESLAAVSSVESFAAADDHDSLATGDGPDSVVDCRFPEPAVDDDTATARGEVLVVDDFGNAITNVPGSFLDGREGETLDVNGVSAPVASAFADVAAGERLLTVGSHGYVECDVNRGRGDDAFGLAVGDEVVISA from the coding sequence ATGATCACACTCGCCTCCGACTTCGGCTCGCCCTACCCGGCCGCGATGAAGGGCGTCATCCTCCGCCGTTCCGACGCGCGCCTCGTCGACATCGCCCACGACCTCCCCCGTCAAGACGTTCGCGCGGCCGCGTTCTGGTGTCGCGAGACGCTCCCGTACTTCCCCCCTGCGACGCATCTCGTCGTGGTCGACCCCGGCGTTGGGACCGACCGCGACGCGCTCGTCGTCCGCGTCGGCGAGCACGCCCTCGTCGGCCCCGACAACGGCGTGTTGCTCCCGGCGGCCCGCCGGATCGCCGACTGGGACGACGATGAACCACAAATCGAGTGCTTCGTCTACGAGTACGACGATCCCGCGTCGTCGACGTTCCACGGCCGCGACGTGTTCGCGCCCGCGGCCGCCGCGGTCCACGAGGTCGGCGTCGACTCGCTGGAGTCGCTCGCTGCCGTCTCCTCGGTCGAGTCGTTCGCGGCGGCGGACGACCACGATTCGCTCGCGACGGGCGACGGTCCCGACTCGGTCGTCGACTGCCGGTTTCCCGAGCCCGCCGTTGATGACGACACTGCGACGGCCCGCGGCGAGGTGCTCGTCGTCGACGACTTCGGGAACGCGATCACGAACGTCCCCGGCTCGTTCCTCGACGGTCGCGAGGGCGAGACGCTCGACGTGAACGGCGTCTCAGCCCCGGTCGCGAGCGCCTTTGCGGACGTCGCGGCGGGCGAACGGCTGCTCACCGTCGGCAGTCACGGCTACGTGGAATGCGACGTCAACCGCGGCCGCGGCGACGACGCGTTCGGGCTCGCGGTCGGCGACGAGGTCGTCATCTCGGCGTAA